A single Gammaproteobacteria bacterium DNA region contains:
- a CDS encoding type I restriction-modification system subunit M N-terminal domain-containing protein produces the protein MSASEIVNKVWNYAHVLRDDGVGYGDYVEQITYLIFLKMADERAALTPTLSQGERGKGQVPDEFNWARLVKLDEKSVSESNSF, from the coding sequence TTGAGCGCTTCAGAGATAGTTAATAAGGTTTGGAATTACGCACATGTACTCAGGGATGATGGCGTGGGGTATGGCGATTACGTCGAGCAGATCACGTATTTAATCTTCCTCAAAATGGCCGATGAGCGGGCCGCCCTCACCCCGACCCTCTCCCAGGGGGAGAGGGGGAAAGGCCAAGTACCCGATGAATTCAATTGGGCCAGGTTGGTGAAGTTAGACGAAAAATCTGTGTCAGAGAGCAATTCTTTCTAA